A window of Mercenaria mercenaria strain notata chromosome 16, MADL_Memer_1, whole genome shotgun sequence contains these coding sequences:
- the LOC128549285 gene encoding uncharacterized protein K02A2.6-like has translation MEGMPTPTIDWNSSNLVNEWEKFEEHVKLIFQGPLSEKTEEQKVNYLLLWVGARGREIKQTWVISNAEAKKLNTFYKRFKSYVQPKLNPIFARYKFFNEVQGSDSFDAFLTRLRISARECQFHNNDEMIRDRIVFGTNSAKAREKLINEGERLTLDKTISIMQNLEYCQEQRKAINANNIDAVKKRPSKPDTQPSQRRRQQQPRRKPPTTANSKCSYCGYNKHQRHEQCPARNATCNKCGFKDHFARVCRNKSVHELDLNGLNMSDNSDQDTFFVDMVNTCTSSKNLSPPEQAFIVLSVGPSQTPLKFKIDTGSSADVIPVSHFEKLKISYPLEPPDNGLTSYTGNSLPIRGMIRLNLGYNGVSCLSAVYIVESNSVPLLSLNTCLTLGLVKLTYSIDTCEPLDKSKMMTLYGDLFKGVGTMPGEASLHIRPDATPVINPPRRVPEALREKLKQELNRMEKEGIVEKVTVPTDFVNSLVIVEKKSGQLRVCIDSNNLNDAIKRPHLPHEND, from the coding sequence atggaaGGAATGCCAACGCCAACTATTGACTGGAACTCATCTAATCTTGTTAATGAATGGGAAAAATTTGAAGAGCATGTGAAGTTAATTTTTCAAGGACCCCTGAGTGAAAAAACTGAAGAACAAAAGGTAAATTATCTGCTTCTATGGGTCGGTGCACGCGGAAGAGAAATCAAACAGACATGGGTTATCAGCAACGCTGAAGCCAAAAAACTGAACACGTTTTACAAAAGGTTCAAAAGTTACGTGCAACCGAAGCTGAACCCGATTTTTGCCAGGTATAAGTTTTTCAATGAAGTCCAGGGATCGGACTCATTCGACGCATTTCTAACCCGTCTACGAATAAGTGCAAGAGAGTGCCAATTCCACAACAACGATGAAATGATTCGGGACAGAATCGTTTTTGGCACGAACAGCGCCAAAGCAAGAGAGAAATTGATAAACGAAGGAGAGAGATTAACATTAGACAAAACTATTTCAATTATGCAAAACCTTGAATATTGCCAGGAACAACGGAAGGCAATTAACGCAAACAACATCGACGCAGTGAAGAAAAGACCCTCAAAACCAGACACACAACCGTCACAACGCAGACGACAACAACAACCAAGGCGAAAACCACCGACGACGGCGAACTCCAAGTGTAGCTACTGCGGATACAATAAACACCAAAGACATGAACAATGTCCAGCTCGAAACGCTACTTGTAATAAATGTGGATTTAAAGATCATTTCGCACGCGTATGTAGAAACAAGTCAGTGCATGAATTGGATTTAAACGGATTAAATATGAGTGATAACAGTGATCAGGATACCTTCTTTGTTGACATGGTAAATACTTGTACATCTTCGAAAAATTTGTCTCCTCCAGAGCAAGCCTTTATAGTTTTGTCCGTAGGCCCCTCCCAGACCccactgaaatttaaaatagacACAGGTAGCTCAGCTGATGTAATCCCagtcagccattttgaaaaacttaaaatcaGTTACCCCTTAGAACCCCCTGATAATGGTTTAACCTCGTATACAGGTAACTCATTGCCAATTCGTGGCATGATTAGGTTAAATCTAGGTTACAACGGAGTCAGCTGTTTATCAGCTGTTTACATTGTAGAGAGCAACTCTGTTCCCCTGCTGAGTTTAAACACATGTCTTACACTAGGTCTGGTCAAGTTAACGTACTCTATCGATACTTGTGAACCCTTAGACAAGAGCAAAATGATGACTCTATATGGCGACCTATTTAAAGGGGTGGGGACCATGCCCGGGGAAGCTAGTTTGCATATTAGACCGGACGCCACACCGGTTATCAACCCCCCTAGAAGAGTTCCTGAAGCCCTGAGAGAGAAATTAAAGCAAGAGCTAAATCGCATGGAAAAAGAGGGAATCGTAGAAAAGGTCACTGTCCCAACAGATTTTGTGAACTCCCTGGTAATAGTTGAGAAAAAATCAGGACAGTTGAGAGTATGTATTGACAGTAATAATCTTAATGACGCAATAAAACGTCCACATTTACCCCATGAGAACGATTGA
- the LOC128546117 gene encoding DNA polymerase III PolC-type-like produces MKQCLEVREGPTYQSGIDLEENVDMEAIPAPMYQPCPEDDPIMADDSICMVVFDLETTGLERDSHITELAAETVYSTNNSTDTFHRFIISKKPISNQASKITGITVKGRQLFKNAALVNNSVSVSRALTSFLDFFKQKQKIILVGHNIKTFDSLVLVNALENVNMMEDFRNIVIGFEDTRKLFMINNPELKSYLQENLVGQLLGQEYQAHSASEDVKALKALYTTVDVGKHVHAKCLFSVAYSILGLNYSQRVRRNLPSLQRMMT; encoded by the exons atgaag CAATGTTTGGAGGTACGAGAGGGACCAACCTACCAATCAGGCATTGATTTAGAAGAAAATGTTGATATGGAAGCTATTCCCGCTCCAATGTATCAGCCATGTCCTGAAGATGACCCAATTATGGCTGATGATTCAATCTGTATGGTTGTCTTTGACCTTGAAACAACTGGTCTGG agagagATTCACATATAACAGAACTTGCGGCTGAAACTGTATATTCCACAAACAACAGTACAGATACCTTTCATCGTTTCATTATTTCCAAGAAACCTATTTCTAACCAGGCTTCCAAGATAACTGGCATAACAGTGAAAGGCAGACAATTGTTTAAAAATGCGGCTCTCGTCAACAATTCTGTTTCTGTATCAAGAGCTTTAACTTCATtccttgatttttttaaacaaaaacaaaagattaTTCTTGTTGGTcacaatataaaaacatttgataGCCTTGTTCTTGTTAATGCTCTGGAAAATGTTAACATGATGGAAGATTTTCGAAATATAGTCATTGGATTTGAGGACACACGGAAACTGTTCATGATTAATAATCCAGAGCTGAAAAGCTACTTGCAGGAAAATTTAGTTGGCCAGCTGCTTGGCCAAGAATATCAAGCACACAGTGCATCTGAGGATGTGAAAGCGTTGAAGGCTTTGTATACAACTGTAGATGTTGGGAAACATGTacatgcaaaatgtctattttctgTTGCATATTCTATCCTCGGCCTTAATTATTCACAAAGAGTCCGGAGAAATTTACCCTCACTTCAAAGAATGATGACATGA